CCTCGAGATCAAGCCCGCCTTCGCCAAGACCCTGCTGGTCGGATTCGGGCGCTTCTGCGGCCGGCCGATGGGGATCGTCGCCAACCAGCCGATGGTCATGGGCGGGGTCCTCGACGTCGACGCGGCCGACAAGGGGGCGCGCTTCATCAACCTCTGCGACGCCTTCCGCATCCCGCTGCTCTTCCTGCAGGACGTTCCGGGCTTCATGGTCGGCTCGAAGGTCGAGCGCCAGGGGATCATCCGCCACGGGGCGAAGATGCTCTACGCCGTGTCGCGGGCGACCGTGCCCAAGCTGACGGTCGTCATCCGCAAGGCCTACGGGGCTGGTTACTACGTGATGTGCGGGCGCGGCTACGAGCCGGACGGCCTCGTCGCCTGGCCTACCGGCGAGATCTCGTTGATGGGCGCGGAGGGAGCGGTCAACATCATCTTCCGCAAGGAGATCGAGGCGTCCTCCGATCCCGAGAAGACTCGGAAAGAATTGGTCGAGCGCTACCAAAAGGAGATCAGCCTCGAGAAGGCCGCCGGCGGGGCTTACATCGACGACATCATCGACCCGCGCGACACCAAGAGGTGGATCCTGCGCACCCTCGAGCTGGCCGAAGCCAAGCAAATCCCCTGGCCCAAGAAGCGGCACGGGGTGGCGCCGGTGTGATCGCGGCCCTGTCCCGGCTTTTGTACAGGGGCTAGGGGCCAGCCGCCGGTTGACGATCCTTCCGATTTCGTGTTTTCTTACTCCCGATGAAACAAACCCGCATCACCGTCGACCTCCAAGACCCCGAGCTGCTCAAGATGCTCAAGCTCGAGGCCGCCGTCGAGCGCCGGCCGATGCGCGAGATCGTGCGCAAGGCCATCCAAGGTTTTTTCACCAACAAAAAAGAACACCAGGCGCTGATGAAGGCGGCCGAGGCCTCCTTCCTCGAGTGGGACAATCCTCGTGACGCCGACTATGATCGATTTTAAAGCCGGCGACTTCGTCCTGGTGCCCTATCCCTTCACCGATCCCCACGCCCTCAAGCACCGCCCGGCCTTCGTCGTCTCGAAGGTGCAGGCCAAGGGCATGCCGACCAAGGCGGTCATCGCTTTGGTCACCAGCCGCGTCGACGAGATGAACATGCCAGGCGACTACCGCGTCCTGGATTGGGAGGTCTCCGGCCTGAAATATCCGGCCATGATCCGCCTCAGCAAGATCGTCACCGTCGAGGCGGATATCCTGCAAAAAAAGTTGGGCAGCTTGAGTCGCCGCGAATGGAAGACCGTCGGCGACGAGTTTTTGAAGATCTTCCAGAATTGGATCGTTCCGTGAGTCGCAAGCCCGTCATCATTACCTGCGCCCTGACCGGCGTCCTGGCCAAGAAAGAACAGTGCCCCGCGATCCCGTATTCGCCGGTCGAAATCGCCGAGGAGGCCCGGCGCGCCTACGAGGCGGGCGCGGCGGTGGTGCACATCCACGCCCGCACGCCGGAGGGCGGCCCCTCTTGGGAATCCGCCGTCTTCGGCGAGATCAAGGCCGAGATCCGCAAGCGCTGCCCGGTGATCCTCAATTTCTCGTCGGGCGGCATCGGTCTGCCCATCCAAGAGCGCACGCGGCACATCGCCGACCATCGCCCCGAGATCGCGGCGCTCAACATGGGCTCGATGAATTACGCGATCTACAGCCGCAAGAATAAGGCCTTCTACCACGACTACGTCTTCGCCAATCCCTTCAAGGACATCCAGTACTGCCTCGAGCGCATCGAAGAAGCCGGGGCCAAGCCCGAGCTGGAGTGCTTCGACGTCGGCCACATCGGCAATGCGCTGCCCTTCATCGACATGGGTCTGCTGAAAACGCCCGCCCACTTCAGCTTGATCCTGGGCGTCCTCGGCGGCATCTCGACCCGAGCGGGAAACTTGGCCTGCATGGCGGCCAACCTGCCTGAGGGTTCGCATTGGGAGGTGATCGGCATCGGCCGCGACCAGTGGCGGCTGTTGGGGGAGGCCTTGGATCTTGGGGGCGACCTGCGCGTCGGACTGGAGGACAACTTCTATCTGCCGAACGGGGAGATGGCGGCCTCCAACGGCGACCTGGTACGCGCCGCGGTCCGGCTCGTCGAGGCGCGCGGCACAAAACCGGCCTCGGTCGCGGAGGCGCGGGCCATCCTCGCTCTTTCCTAAATTTTTTGGATTAAATCCCCATCGCGCTGACCTTGGCGGTCTTCTCGGAGAGGCCGCCGGTCTCGGGCTCGTGGCCCGGCTCGCCCGCGCCGTTTAGGTTGATGACGGTCTCGGGCTCATGACTCTTGTCGACGGCCTTGGGCGCGCCCTGGGCGGAAGGCATGACGCTGCCCGGCGCCGGTACGGCGGCCGCGGGCGGTTTACCGGTGCCGCTGTTATCCATCAGGTTGTCCGGGGCGTTGAATTCTCCCTCGCCGGTCTCTCCCTCGGCGGGCGCGGCCTCTTCCTTGGCCGGCGCCTCGGGCTTCGCGGCGGCCGGGGCCTCGGCCTCGGGTGCCGAGCCGATCACCGTCGCGTTGGGGCCCGGGATGACGATGGGGCTGCTGAACTCGCTGGTGTTGCGGTTGGGGGCCTGCGCGAGCGCGACGATCTTGGTCTGGTTGGGGACGAAGCCCTTACTTTTGGTCGCCACGGTGAAGGTATCGGCAGGAAGCTGCGTCCCCGGCACGACGATCATCCCGACCTCGCCGTCCTCCTTGCCGCCGGTGTAGATCTGCAGATCGGCCTTGGCCTCGGCGACACCGCTGATCAGGAAGAGGTCGCCTTGCTGGACGATCTTGGTGATCTGCGGCTGGCGGGTGGCGTGGCCGTTGGGCGCCAGCTTGATGGGGCGTCCGCTGTTCTTGGCGAAGAAATTGAACGTGACCTTGTTGGCGGCGCCGACGCCGCCGCTGAGCTCGACGCCGTTGAAGGCGTTGGCGACGATTTCGTTGTTCTGCACGACGTTTTCGCTCGAGCCGTCGCCGATGAAGACGCCCGCGCCCTGGTTGGTCTTGGGCTCGCCGAAGATCGCGGAGGCCTCGACGGCGCTTTCGGCCACCGCCTTGTGGTAGCCGATCGTGTTGTACTCGACGGTGTTGCGGTTGCCGCGGATCAGGATGCCGGGTCCGCGGAAGCCGGTGACATGGCAGTTGCGGACGGCGTTGCCGTTGCTGGTCAGCTTCAGTCCGGCGACTTCCACCGTGGGGTCGACGCCCTCGGTGTTTTCGTCGACGCCCTCGATCATGCCGCGGCCCTGGGCGTTTTGGCAGTCGATCGTGGTCAGCGACCCCGAGACCTCGGGCAGGGGACCCTTGGTGATGCGGACCCGCTTGACCGTGGGCTCGAAGACGATGCGTACGAGCGTAAATGCGTTTTGCGAGCGGATCCCGCCGGCCTGGATCAGGGCGGTGCGCAGCGTCCCGGGCAGCAGCCCGTCGCCCTCGCGGCTGACGGTGAGGACCTTTTCGCTGAAAATTTGGGAAAAATAATTGGCCGCCTCGGCCCCGGCCCGCGCGGGCAGCAGCAGGCAGCCGAGGAAAAAGATCAATAATTTTAAGGGCCTGGACGGTCGCATCTCAATAAAAAATATCGGTCGCTGACGCCCAAAGTTGCTAGGGGATTCGTGGGCTTAAAATATTGAAATAACGGGGATTTTGATTAGGTCGCGGGCCGGGAGAGGTCAAGGGAATTGTCGGGGCGACGGTTAAGCTACCCGCTCGCCGCCTGGCTGAGCGGTCCGCCGCCCTGGGCCGCGCTTTGCCGCTTGAGCTTTTTGACCAGCTCTTCGGCAAGCTCACGGTAGTTTACCGCGCCCGAGCTGGAGGGGTAGTTGTCGAAGACCGGCAGGCCCTCAAGCTGGGCCTTGTTGAGGGCGGTGTTGATCGCGATCTGGGTCTTGAAGACCTTGCCGCGGAAGAAATTTTTGATATTGCTCTCGATGATCTGGTTCATGTTCACGTTGCGCCCGTCGACGCGGGTGAACAGCACGCCCAGGATCTTGAGGCGCGGATTGAGGCGCTCGTTGACGGTCTCGAGGGTCTCGACTAGGTCGTTGACGCCCTCGAAGGCCAGGACGCTCATCTCGCAGGGCACCAGGCAGAAGTCGCTGGCCACCAGGGCGTTGAGCGTGAGGTTGCCCAGGTTGGGCGGGCAGTCGAAGAAGATGAAGTCGAAGTGACTGCGCGCGACCTTCATGGCCTCGGCCAGGATGTATTCTTTGCCGATCTTGGTGGCGAGTAGGCTTTCGGTCTCGTAGAGCGTCTTGTCGCCGGGCGAAATGAAAAAGTTCTCCAGCTCGGTGGGGATCACGCCGTCCATCACATTGCCCTTCTTGCTGGAAAGGATCGTGGACATCGGCGAGTACTCGACGCCCTCGGGGATCAGGGCGCCCAAGGATTTTTCGACGTGGCCTTGCGGGTCGAGGTCGACGACCAGGACGCGCTTGCCGTGATACTTGGCGATGGCGGTGCTGAGGTTGACCGCGGTGGTGGTCTTGCCGACGCCGCCCTTTTGCGAGCAGATGCTGATGACGGTCGCGCGCTTCTTGCCCTTCTCTTGACTAGACAGGACCTGCGAGGTCTCGATCGTCAAAAGGGATTTGATTTTGTCGGTCAGCAAGGACATGGTGCCGTACCTTGAGGAACTTTTGGGAAAACCCGAGCTTAGGGGATTTTTCCGGCTAGATAGAGCAGGGTCCCTATTATTGCAAGGGGCATTTTTGTAAAATCCGGCTAAAAATTAATGACGGAAGGCGTCATGACAAAGCTCGCTCTGTACATTCATATCCCCTTCTGCGTCAGCAAGTGCCATTACTGCGATTTCAACTCGATTGGGCTGGGCCGAAGCGCCGCCCCGGAGGCGGAATACGTGGCCGCGCTGCGGCGCGAGATCGGGCGTTGGACGGAGGCCCTGTCCCCGTCGACACGGGCGGGCTTTGACACGGTCTTCTTCGGCGGGGGCACACCCTCGCTCTTTGCGCCGGAATCCATCGGGAGCCTCCTGCGGGAGGCGCGCCGCCTAGGACCCATCGAACCCGGCGCCGAGGTCACCCTCGAACTCAACCCCAAGACCGCCGCGCCCGAGAAGATGCGCGGCTTCCGCGAGGCCGGCTGCAACCGCCTCTCCATCGGGGTGCAGACCTTGGACGAGCGTCTGCTCGCCGACCTGGCCCGGGCCCACGACGCGGCGGACGCCCTGCAAGCCTTGGAGTGGGCCTTCGCCGCAGGTTTCGAGCGGGTGAGCGGCGACCTGATGTACGGCCTGCCCCGGCAAACCCTGGGGCAGCTCGAGGACACCCTGCGCCGTTTGGAAGGATTTCCGCTGCGCCATCTTTCCGCCTACGAGCTGATCGTGGAGGAGGGGACGCCCTTCTACGACCGTTACCTGAAAGGCCGCCTTCCCTTGCCCGAGACCGAAGAGGTCCTCGCGATGCGCGAGCGCATCGCGGCCTTCGGCCGCGCCAGGGGCATGGAGGCCTACGAGGTCAGCAACTACGCCTGCGCCGGTCACGAGTCGCGGCACAACCTGCACTACTGGGACTACGACAGCTTCGTCGGTCTCGGCGCGGGAGCGGTCTCCTTCCTGCGCGCCTCCGAGCTGAACGGCGCGACCTTGAGCCTCCTGGGCGTCGAGCCTTCGTCCGGGCTCTACGGGCTGCGTCTCGCCAACCCGCGGGGCCTGCCGGAGTACGGCGCCGGCTCCGGGACTTGGGCGGGCGTGGAGGTCGAGCCCATTGCGCGCTCCGCGGCCTTCGGCGAGTTCCTGATGATGGGTCTGCGCAAGCGCCGGGGGATCCGTTTCGCGGACTTCGAGGGTAAATTCGCCGCGCCCTTTCCGGCCGCCTTTCGCGGGGCCCTGGACCGGGCGCGGGAGCGGGGCTGGGTCGAGCTGGAGACCGGCGGCGCCCGCTTCACCGAGGAGGGGATGCTGTTCAGCAACGAAGTCCTGCGGGAATTTTTGGGCGAATCGCTCCATTGACAGCCTGGATTGGGATCGTTAACTGTTAAATAGGATGATGACCGACGCCGTTCCCCAACTCGACCGCCGCAAGAGCCAAATCCTGCAGGCCCTGGTGGAGAGCTATATCCAGACGGCCGCACCGGTGGGCTCGACGGCGCTTTCCAAGGGCTATCGCTTCGGCCTCAGCGCGGCGACGATCCGCAACGTGATGGCCGACCTCGAGGCCGAGGGCTACCTCGAGCAGCCCCATACCTCCGCGGGTCGCGTTCCCACCGAGCGGGGCTTTCGCTTCTACATCGACTGCCTGCTGAAGGTGGAGCCGCTCGAGGAAGAGGTGAAACGGCAGATCCGGCAGTCGCTTCAGGAGGGCAACGACAGGGTTTCCATGCTGCAGAACGCCGGCCGCATGCTCTCGGGCCTCTCACAGCATGTCGGGGTGATCCTGGCGCCCAAGCGCGAGGTGACCAAGCTCAAGCACATCGAGTTCCTGCCGCTGCGCGAGTCGCAGATCCTCGCCATCCTCGTCACCGAGCAGGGCGTGGTGCAGAACCGAATCTTCGAGACCGACGAGCCGCTCAGCCGCGCCGATCTGATCCGGATGAACAACTACCTCAACTCGGTGCTGGGCGGGCTCAATTTGAGCGAGGTCAAGCAGCGCATCTTGGTCGAGATGACGCGGCAGCAGGACGCACTCGACCGTCTGCTCAAGCAGGCGCTGGTGCTTTCGCAGCAGGTCGTCTCCAGCGATTCCGACGACCTGATCATCGACGGGGAGAAAAATTTTCTTTACACCCAAGAATTTTCCAACTTGGACAAGATCCGCGAGATCCTCTCGGCCCTCGAAGAGAAGCACCGCCTGGTCGCCTTCCTCGACCGCGCCATCAAGGCGCCGGGGGTCCAGATCTTCGTGGGCAGCGAGTCGCGCCTGACCGACCTGAAGGATTGCAGCGTGATCGTCTCCAATTACGGCGGCGATTCCAAGCCGCTCGGCACCCTCGGGGTGATCGGGCCGACGCGGATGGACTATTCGAAGCTGATCCCGATGGTGGAGTTTACGGCGCGTTCGCTGGGAGACATATTGAAGGGATAGAAGATGCAAAACGACAAGCTCGATCAACTCAAGCACGCGATGAAGGCGAAGAAAGAGGCCGAGGCCCGCGTCGCCGCCAGCCAAGAGGCCGGCGGGATCGCGCCGGGTCTCGAGGACCAATACAAATCCAGGATCGCCGAGCTCGAGACCTCCCTCCAGCAGGCCCAGGCCGCCCTGACCGAGGCCGAGGCCAAGGCGAAGGACGCCAACGAGAAGTACCTGCGGACTTACGCCGAGTTCGATAATTTCCGCAAGCGCATCGCCAAAGAGAAGGAAGAGGCCCTGCGCTACGGCAACGAAAAATTCGTGAAGGACCTGCTGCCCGTGCTCGACGGCCTCGAGCAGGCGCTCTCGCACGCCGAGGCCTCCGACAAGCAGGCCATCGTTCAGGGCGTGCAGCTGGTGCTGCGGCAGTTCCTCAAAGTGCTGGAAAATTTCGGCGTCACGCCCGTCGACTCGGTAGGACTGCCCTTCGACCCGCATCATCACGAGGCCATGGCCCATCACGAATCGGAAGAGCACGAGCCACACACGGTCGTCAACGAGTACCGCCGGGGTTACAAGATGCACGACCGGCTGATCCGTCCCTCCCTGGTGACGGTGGCCAAGCCCCCCGAAAAATAAGCCCCGCATCTCTCGGCCGGGAAACCTTGACCTGGCCCTCCCCGGGCCGTAAAACCCTGGAGGCATGGGCGACCCCCAAAAAAACTACTTCGCGGTGCTGGGCCTGAGCCAGGGCGCCGGCCGTGAGGAGATCAAGCGGGCCTTCAAAGAGCTCGCCTTCCGCTTTCATCCCGACCGGAATCCACACAATCCGCAAGCGGAGGAGCGTTTCAAGGAGACGGTCGAGGCCTATTCCTATCTCACCGGCAATTTCGAGGCCCTGCGCGCCATCCAGCAGCCCAGCCCCGCCGCCCGGACCACGGGCGAGTACGCCCAGGACATCCTCAAGACGCTCTTCGACGTCGACCACCCCGGCTCGCTGCGCGAGCGGCCGCCGTTTCGGCGCGAGCTGGAATTGAGCCTCGAAGAAGCCTTCGCGGGCGGAAGCAAGATCCTTGCCGTCGAGCGCGAGGAGCTCTGCGGGGTCTGCTACGGCAGCGGCGTGGAGGAGGGCGCGAAGACCTTCACCTGCACCTACTGTTTCGGCGCGGGCTTCGTGGGCGGGCCGGGGGAGGGCGGCGAGCGCCGCGAGTGCCCCAAGTGCAACGGTCGCGGATTCTTGAGCTCCCGCGGCTGCGTGGCCTGCCGCGCGCGGGGCTATCACCTGCGCGCCGCCAAGCTGAAGGTTCCCTTTCCGCCCCGTGCGAACGACGGCTTCGTCGTCAGCTTGCTCGGGGAAGGCCACGAGCTCGCGCCCGGCCGGCGCGGGGACGTCCAGGTCGTCCTGCGCCTCAAGCGCCATCCCGGGTTTTCCTTTGACGGCAAGGACATTATATGTGAGACCACGGTCGAAATGAGCCTGGCCGCCCTGGGCGGCGAGGTCCAAGTTCCTACCCTAGGCGGTACGACGCCGCTCCGACTGCCTCCCGGCACTCAATCCGGCCAAGTCTTCCGCTTGAAGGGCCTGGGGCTGGGCGGCGATCAATTCGTCAAGATCAAGGTGAAGATCCCCGCCGTCCTCGGCGAGCGCGATCGCCTGCTTCTGCACCGGATCCAGGGCGAGGGCGGGGCGGAACGGCCGGGGCTCTGGCGGAAAATCAAAAAGTGGTTTTGGTGACGGAGTGCCGGGTCACTCCGATAAAGGGACGAAATAATGCGAAGACGCTTTTCCTTGCGAGTTCGGCTGCCCCTCTTGCTCCTGCTGCTGGCCTTCTCCGCCGGTTGCGCGATGTTCAAGGGCGGGGCCAAGGTGAAATACCCCAATTCGGTGACTTCCGAGATGCGCAGCGAGTACGCCCTCGCCGAAAACGAGTTCAAGGCCCAGCGCTACGCTCAGGCCGAGACCGGCTTCCAAAATTTCATCCAGCGCCACCCTTACAACGAGCTGACCGACAGCTCGCAGTTCCGCATCGGCCAGATCCAGATGCTGCGCAAGGACTACGACGGCGCCACCGCCACCTTCGACCGGCTGATCGGCAAGACCCCCGACCCAGACGTCGCCTCGCGCGCTCGGGTCAAGGCGGGCATCAGCCAGTTTCGCCTGGGCAACTACCAGCGCAGCCTGGGGTACTTCGACAAGACCGATCCCGCGGCCTTAGGCGAGAACGACCGCATCAAGATGGGCGGCCTGGCGCTGTTCGCGATCGACAAGACCGGGGCCTCGCCCGAGCGCAAGGGTTTCTACAACGCCGTCCTGCTCGACAGCTACGAGAACCTGGGCGACTCGGCCGTGCAATCCAAGTACGGCTCCGAGGCCCCGCTGCGCGCCGACGTCGTCGCCGGCCTGAAGAGCTGGGCCTCGCGTCCGGCGACGCCCGGCCAGCTGGACCCGCGCCTGCCGACCTACAAGGCCAAGACCAGCGAGCCTTACATCGATTACAAGCTCGGCATGGCCTATTACGGCGCCGGAGATCAGGGCCTGGCGCGCAAATACTTCGGGCGGCTCACGGGGCGCTTCCCGGACCATCCTCTGACGAAAGAGGCCCAGCCCACCATCGCGAAGCTGGGCGGCGTCAAGCCGGGCAAGGAGCCGAAGGGTCCCGCGGGCAAAGTCTACAAGATCGGCGTCATCCTTCCCCTCTCCGGCAAGTACGAAGTCTACGGCGCCAACACCCTGAAGGGCATGGAGTGCGCGGCCAGCGTGAAGCCGCCCTGCAACGGGGTGAACAACATCCAGATCGTCACCCGCGACGATCAGGGCGACGCGGCCCTGGCGGTGAAGGCGGTCGAAGAGCTGGTGCAGCAGGAGAAGGTAATGGCCATCGTCGGCCCGCTTTCCTCGGCCTCGGCCCAGGCGGCCGCGAAGCGCGCCGACGAGCTGGGCGTGGTGATGATCAGCCTCGCGCAGAAAGAGGGCATCCCGGGGATCGGCAGCCGGATCTACCGTTTCAGCCTGACGCCGGGCGAACAGGTTCGCGCCATTCTCAACGAGGCGACCAAGAAGCGGAACAAGAAGCAGATCGCCGTCTTCTATCCCAATTCCAACTACGGCAAGGTGCTGATGAGCACGATGAAGGACATGGCGCCCAAATACGGCGCCAACGTCACCGCCTCGCAGGGCTACGGCTCGACGAGCAACGTCTCCAACGACCTGCGGCAGTTGAAGTTCAGCGTCTCCCAGGCCTCGCCCAG
The genomic region above belongs to Deltaproteobacteria bacterium PRO3 and contains:
- a CDS encoding NAD-glutamate dehydrogenase, with translation MKQTRITVDLQDPELLKMLKLEAAVERRPMREIVRKAIQGFFTNKKEHQALMKAAEASFLEWDNPRDADYDRF
- a CDS encoding type II toxin-antitoxin system PemK/MazF family toxin, translated to MIDFKAGDFVLVPYPFTDPHALKHRPAFVVSKVQAKGMPTKAVIALVTSRVDEMNMPGDYRVLDWEVSGLKYPAMIRLSKIVTVEADILQKKLGSLSRREWKTVGDEFLKIFQNWIVP
- a CDS encoding 3-keto-5-aminohexanoate cleavage protein — translated: MEDRRRRVFEDLPELDRSVSRKPVIITCALTGVLAKKEQCPAIPYSPVEIAEEARRAYEAGAAVVHIHARTPEGGPSWESAVFGEIKAEIRKRCPVILNFSSGGIGLPIQERTRHIADHRPEIAALNMGSMNYAIYSRKNKAFYHDYVFANPFKDIQYCLERIEEAGAKPELECFDVGHIGNALPFIDMGLLKTPAHFSLILGVLGGISTRAGNLACMAANLPEGSHWEVIGIGRDQWRLLGEALDLGGDLRVGLEDNFYLPNGEMAASNGDLVRAAVRLVEARGTKPASVAEARAILALS
- a CDS encoding right-handed parallel beta-helix repeat-containing protein translates to MRPSRPLKLLIFFLGCLLLPARAGAEAANYFSQIFSEKVLTVSREGDGLLPGTLRTALIQAGGIRSQNAFTLVRIVFEPTVKRVRITKGPLPEVSGSLTTIDCQNAQGRGMIEGVDENTEGVDPTVEVAGLKLTSNGNAVRNCHVTGFRGPGILIRGNRNTVEYNTIGYHKAVAESAVEASAIFGEPKTNQGAGVFIGDGSSENVVQNNEIVANAFNGVELSGGVGAANKVTFNFFAKNSGRPIKLAPNGHATRQPQITKIVQQGDLFLISGVAEAKADLQIYTGGKEDGEVGMIVVPGTQLPADTFTVATKSKGFVPNQTKIVALAQAPNRNTSEFSSPIVIPGPNATVIGSAPEAEAPAAAKPEAPAKEEAAPAEGETGEGEFNAPDNLMDNSGTGKPPAAAVPAPGSVMPSAQGAPKAVDKSHEPETVINLNGAGEPGHEPETGGLSEKTAKVSAMGI
- a CDS encoding ParA family protein, translated to MSLLTDKIKSLLTIETSQVLSSQEKGKKRATVISICSQKGGVGKTTTAVNLSTAIAKYHGKRVLVVDLDPQGHVEKSLGALIPEGVEYSPMSTILSSKKGNVMDGVIPTELENFFISPGDKTLYETESLLATKIGKEYILAEAMKVARSHFDFIFFDCPPNLGNLTLNALVASDFCLVPCEMSVLAFEGVNDLVETLETVNERLNPRLKILGVLFTRVDGRNVNMNQIIESNIKNFFRGKVFKTQIAINTALNKAQLEGLPVFDNYPSSSGAVNYRELAEELVKKLKRQSAAQGGGPLSQAASG
- the hemW gene encoding radical SAM family heme chaperone HemW, whose amino-acid sequence is MTEGVMTKLALYIHIPFCVSKCHYCDFNSIGLGRSAAPEAEYVAALRREIGRWTEALSPSTRAGFDTVFFGGGTPSLFAPESIGSLLREARRLGPIEPGAEVTLELNPKTAAPEKMRGFREAGCNRLSIGVQTLDERLLADLARAHDAADALQALEWAFAAGFERVSGDLMYGLPRQTLGQLEDTLRRLEGFPLRHLSAYELIVEEGTPFYDRYLKGRLPLPETEEVLAMRERIAAFGRARGMEAYEVSNYACAGHESRHNLHYWDYDSFVGLGAGAVSFLRASELNGATLSLLGVEPSSGLYGLRLANPRGLPEYGAGSGTWAGVEVEPIARSAAFGEFLMMGLRKRRGIRFADFEGKFAAPFPAAFRGALDRARERGWVELETGGARFTEEGMLFSNEVLREFLGESLH
- the hrcA gene encoding heat-inducible transcription repressor HrcA; its protein translation is MMTDAVPQLDRRKSQILQALVESYIQTAAPVGSTALSKGYRFGLSAATIRNVMADLEAEGYLEQPHTSAGRVPTERGFRFYIDCLLKVEPLEEEVKRQIRQSLQEGNDRVSMLQNAGRMLSGLSQHVGVILAPKREVTKLKHIEFLPLRESQILAILVTEQGVVQNRIFETDEPLSRADLIRMNNYLNSVLGGLNLSEVKQRILVEMTRQQDALDRLLKQALVLSQQVVSSDSDDLIIDGEKNFLYTQEFSNLDKIREILSALEEKHRLVAFLDRAIKAPGVQIFVGSESRLTDLKDCSVIVSNYGGDSKPLGTLGVIGPTRMDYSKLIPMVEFTARSLGDILKG
- the grpE gene encoding nucleotide exchange factor GrpE: MQNDKLDQLKHAMKAKKEAEARVAASQEAGGIAPGLEDQYKSRIAELETSLQQAQAALTEAEAKAKDANEKYLRTYAEFDNFRKRIAKEKEEALRYGNEKFVKDLLPVLDGLEQALSHAEASDKQAIVQGVQLVLRQFLKVLENFGVTPVDSVGLPFDPHHHEAMAHHESEEHEPHTVVNEYRRGYKMHDRLIRPSLVTVAKPPEK
- a CDS encoding J domain-containing protein encodes the protein MGDPQKNYFAVLGLSQGAGREEIKRAFKELAFRFHPDRNPHNPQAEERFKETVEAYSYLTGNFEALRAIQQPSPAARTTGEYAQDILKTLFDVDHPGSLRERPPFRRELELSLEEAFAGGSKILAVEREELCGVCYGSGVEEGAKTFTCTYCFGAGFVGGPGEGGERRECPKCNGRGFLSSRGCVACRARGYHLRAAKLKVPFPPRANDGFVVSLLGEGHELAPGRRGDVQVVLRLKRHPGFSFDGKDIICETTVEMSLAALGGEVQVPTLGGTTPLRLPPGTQSGQVFRLKGLGLGGDQFVKIKVKIPAVLGERDRLLLHRIQGEGGAERPGLWRKIKKWFW
- a CDS encoding tetratricopeptide repeat protein translates to MRRRFSLRVRLPLLLLLLAFSAGCAMFKGGAKVKYPNSVTSEMRSEYALAENEFKAQRYAQAETGFQNFIQRHPYNELTDSSQFRIGQIQMLRKDYDGATATFDRLIGKTPDPDVASRARVKAGISQFRLGNYQRSLGYFDKTDPAALGENDRIKMGGLALFAIDKTGASPERKGFYNAVLLDSYENLGDSAVQSKYGSEAPLRADVVAGLKSWASRPATPGQLDPRLPTYKAKTSEPYIDYKLGMAYYGAGDQGLARKYFGRLTGRFPDHPLTKEAQPTIAKLGGVKPGKEPKGPAGKVYKIGVILPLSGKYEVYGANTLKGMECAASVKPPCNGVNNIQIVTRDDQGDAALAVKAVEELVQQEKVMAIVGPLSSASAQAAAKRADELGVVMISLAQKEGIPGIGSRIYRFSLTPGEQVRAILNEATKKRNKKQIAVFYPNSNYGKVLMSTMKDMAPKYGANVTASQGYGSTSNVSNDLRQLKFSVSQASPSAPLGFDALFLPDSYASVLKIVPALKNAGIENVQLLGTNAWNDPSIAGKSGGLLDNSVFLDIYFKDSDSGAVKEFVSEFQGAFGTQPSTLEAMGYDIIRFVGQALQNRKASSANDVQASVGGMRGYRGVTGLRSFLPDREAEVEPYLLTVEGGAI